One genomic segment of Acidobacteriota bacterium includes these proteins:
- a CDS encoding protein kinase: MRKISHYRILDKLGAGGMGEVYLAEDLSLGRKVAIKVLPEQFTQDRSRLERFEREARAVSALNHPNVLTIFEIGEYEGEHFLAVEYIDGETLRERIRRGPMTVGEVIEVASGIAAALAEAHTAGVIHRDIKPENVMIRRDGLVKVLDFGLAKRAESVDPGAPTVVRATAPGTIMGTVTYMSPEQARGLEVDARTDLFSLGAVLYEMLTGRTPFAGKTNTDVLAAIIGSEPLPISRFAGDAPREVHWITQKALHKERDERYQSAKEMLADLRRVKRDVESGVPAAGDPAAASTIASDDRVSGSPTDPATTVSSAEYVMSGIRKHRTAFAIVIVAVVSAILIAGLFSLRSTPIDSVAVLPFEYAEGDPDSEYLADGLTESLINSLSEIDGLRVVPRSLVFAYKGSPQSIEEIASDLGARAVVTGRILKNGERVDVQVDLVDVESSAQLWGDRFAGNESDVMEVHRRITQAISGRIRPAMDESERSRVEKAYAGDPEAYDLYLRGLYLWNQRTPDDIMRSIDLYREALDRDPTFAEAWAALSNAYTILPTYRLMSPNEAFPKSKEAARRALELDPDLAPPYAALAAALFEHDYNPAEAERHYRRAIELDPDYPAARYWYSEFLVAMGRPREALDQALAARKADPLSIAAAQTVVGAYIALGDFEKAWDAIRVSEQIDPDFPNLYLMRGIVLFNQGREEEAADQMEEFAAATGDLPAAVWAHQLRGERAEALRLARELEQRALAGDSPAYGVAMSFAALGMYEDAMNWLERAYANRETWHLMFIGRDTLFAPMYDDPRFQELIRKLRLPPPTIWSTE; the protein is encoded by the coding sequence ATGAGAAAGATCTCCCATTATCGGATCCTCGACAAGCTGGGCGCCGGAGGAATGGGCGAGGTCTATCTCGCTGAAGATCTTTCGCTCGGACGAAAGGTGGCGATCAAGGTCCTTCCGGAACAGTTCACGCAGGATCGTTCCCGCCTCGAGAGGTTCGAGCGGGAGGCGCGTGCGGTCTCCGCGCTCAATCACCCGAACGTCCTGACCATCTTCGAGATCGGCGAATACGAGGGAGAGCACTTTCTCGCGGTCGAGTACATCGACGGAGAAACGCTGCGGGAGCGGATTCGTCGAGGTCCGATGACCGTCGGTGAGGTGATCGAGGTCGCGAGCGGGATCGCCGCCGCTCTCGCCGAAGCGCATACGGCCGGCGTGATCCACCGGGACATCAAGCCGGAAAACGTCATGATCCGGCGCGATGGGCTGGTCAAGGTGCTCGACTTCGGTCTCGCCAAGCGAGCGGAGAGCGTGGATCCGGGCGCGCCGACGGTCGTGCGGGCGACTGCCCCGGGGACGATCATGGGCACGGTCACGTACATGTCGCCCGAACAGGCGCGAGGACTCGAGGTCGACGCCAGAACCGACCTCTTCAGCCTCGGTGCGGTCCTCTACGAGATGCTCACCGGGCGGACACCGTTCGCGGGGAAGACCAATACGGACGTTCTCGCCGCCATCATCGGTTCCGAGCCACTGCCGATTTCACGTTTCGCCGGCGACGCACCACGTGAAGTTCACTGGATCACTCAAAAGGCGCTGCACAAGGAGCGGGACGAGCGGTACCAATCCGCGAAGGAGATGCTGGCGGATCTTCGTCGTGTGAAGCGGGACGTCGAGTCGGGCGTCCCGGCCGCCGGAGATCCCGCAGCGGCGTCCACGATCGCGTCGGACGACAGGGTGTCGGGCTCACCGACCGATCCCGCGACGACCGTCTCGAGCGCAGAGTACGTGATGTCAGGCATCCGGAAGCACAGAACCGCTTTCGCGATAGTCATCGTTGCCGTCGTTTCGGCGATTCTGATCGCAGGACTTTTCTCGCTCCGGTCGACGCCGATCGATTCCGTGGCGGTGCTTCCGTTCGAGTATGCGGAGGGGGATCCGGACTCGGAGTATCTGGCGGACGGTCTGACCGAGAGTCTGATCAACAGCCTATCGGAGATCGACGGACTGAGGGTCGTGCCGAGAAGTCTGGTCTTCGCGTACAAGGGATCGCCCCAATCGATCGAGGAGATCGCCTCGGATCTCGGGGCGCGGGCGGTGGTGACCGGTCGCATTCTGAAAAACGGCGAGCGGGTTGACGTTCAGGTCGATCTGGTCGACGTCGAATCGAGCGCGCAGCTATGGGGTGACCGGTTTGCCGGCAATGAATCAGACGTGATGGAGGTGCACCGTCGGATCACGCAGGCGATCTCGGGACGAATCCGCCCCGCGATGGACGAGTCGGAGCGAAGCCGCGTCGAGAAGGCCTACGCCGGCGATCCGGAGGCATACGACCTTTATCTCAGAGGACTGTATCTCTGGAATCAACGCACTCCCGACGACATCATGCGATCGATCGATCTGTATCGGGAGGCGCTCGATCGCGATCCGACATTTGCGGAGGCCTGGGCGGCGCTCTCGAATGCCTACACGATTCTGCCGACCTACAGGCTGATGAGCCCCAACGAAGCCTTTCCGAAGTCGAAGGAAGCGGCCCGGCGCGCTCTCGAGCTCGATCCGGACCTCGCACCACCCTACGCGGCGCTCGCAGCGGCGCTTTTCGAGCATGACTACAATCCGGCCGAGGCGGAAAGGCACTATCGCCGGGCGATCGAGCTCGATCCCGACTATCCTGCCGCGCGCTACTGGTACTCGGAGTTTCTGGTGGCGATGGGGAGGCCACGCGAAGCCCTCGACCAGGCGTTGGCCGCTCGGAAGGCAGATCCGCTCTCGATCGCGGCGGCTCAGACCGTTGTCGGAGCCTACATCGCACTGGGTGATTTCGAGAAGGCATGGGACGCGATTCGCGTATCGGAGCAGATCGATCCCGACTTCCCCAATCTTTATCTGATGCGCGGCATCGTTCTGTTCAATCAGGGCCGCGAGGAGGAAGCCGCAGATCAAATGGAAGAGTTCGCCGCCGCGACTGGTGATCTCCCAGCGGCGGTCTGGGCACATCAACTTCGAGGCGAACGAGCCGAGGCGCTGCGGCTCGCGCGCGAGCTCGAGCAGCGGGCACTGGCCGGGGACTCTCCGGCGTACGGCGTTGCCATGAGCTTCGCCGCCCTCGGAATGTACGAGGATGCGATGAATTGGCTCGAGCGAGCATACGCGAACCGTGAAACCTGGCACCTCATGTTCATTGGACGCGACACGCTGTTTGCGCCGATGTATGACGATCCGCGCTTTCAGGAGCTGATTCGGAAGCTGAGGCTGCCGCCGCCGACTATCTGGTCCACCGAGTAA